The window ATCTTTGACCACTCAACAGTAGAATCAAGATCTGCATCTAATTCCCCAACAATGCTTCTGCAACAATTGGAAGATACTGATAACTTAGAAGGGAagtacatacatatatttgtaGAAACTCATTCCAAATTACTTCCCTCAACCCATTGGAAACTATCGTAAATAGAATAAAAGTTTTTGACACTCACATGTTGTCACCTCTGATTATATATAACCCCAACACGAGTTGCTGAACACCCTCCTGTCGGTCAGAAATACAagaattttttttgggtcaagttGATGATTCCATAGCAAACCCGAAAATTGACTGGGAAAGATAGATAAGTAGGAAAAAAGTTGTGCCACCAATTAAGAAATACAAGTTAACCCAGTGCCAGTGGGACAATAAAACAAATGTACGTTTTGAATATGCTGATTTGGAAACCATATGTAAACCCGAATGAGCACGATATGTAGCAGTAGAGATGAAACACAGAAGTATTATTCAACACTTAAGATCCTCAACGTCATGAGGAAAATAATAAATGCTTAAAATTGGGAAAAATCAGAAATACTTCGGCCTGTCAGAAAGTAGATTCCACATCCCTTTCCTTCTGTCTAATTACAAAAAAGAGTAAACAAAGATGACGCTAGAAAGGGAAGCTTGTAACAGTGAAGATGCAAACCTTTGTAGAGAAAACACGTTCATGAGATTCATCGAGAATGATATTAGTAGACTGGTCAAAGCCTTTCAAGACTCcctgaaataaaaacaaaaaaattgttcaCAAAAAACCGATTTGATTAATAAGATGTAAAAGGTACATTTGAATGTTGATAAGGCGCAGAAGGTGCATTTTCGTGTTAGTGTGTAATATACCACAATATTCCGTCCATCATTTGTGATAACTGAAATTGTTTCTGCACATagaaatgttgttaaagagagagagttgaACTGCTCACAGCATATATACTGCATTAATGGTGCACAAACTTGGGCTATAGGATAGAAGGATTAACTATATTCATGCATAAGAATCAAAAGcatcaatatttgaaaaataataaaggaGAGTGAAGGATTTCATACGATCAACGAGTGACTCAAGACCAGTGCCACTCGACATATTTCTGAGTTTTCTGTGCAAGACTTGTAATGAACAAGTTTAACtgcaagagagagagatttcaGAATCAGTAACACCCATCTAAGGGAAACAAAATCCATAAAAAACACCAAGAAATTTTTAAAGTTGGAGCCTGGAGACATTCGTTGTAGCCTTATAAGGGTAAAGGTACATAAAGGTAATTAGTATTATAGATAATCCCAAAGATCAAACCTGACACCTCCAACCCCAACCAGTCTTTACCAAGACataatctttcattttttcaataACAAAAAGCCGTAATTAACATACAAtacaaaattgtaaaaaaacaaaatctatcTTTCAATAGCAAAAGCCGTAAACCCTATACACAACAAAACTAATCTTTTCCTGATTTCAAGTTAATGCTTTCCGAAAACTAAAGCATAAGCTTGTCCCTCCTAGAAATCGACAATTCTCAAAATCATCATTCCTATCAGTAAAGAATGAACCTGTAAAACACCCCAAAGCGCTGAAGTGTTAAGCCTTCTGCAGTTCTGCATTTCGcttgaaaaacaaataaataaaattgataccAATTATTACAGTCGCAACCCCTAGTAGTAATACATGTTCAAGCTTGAATCACAAAGGCCAAAATACTGCAATAACTTTTATCCGAAAGAAGACATACCTTTGAACAGCAAAAGATTAAACTGACTGATATTGCTGATGTCGGATAGAAGAGGGAAAGTTGAATGAAAATTGAAGAACCAAAAAACCTAAAAGCTTAAATGCCTGGGGTTGGTTAGGATCACACTTTGTGTTACTGGGCCTGGAAGGCTCGGATGGGCCTTTGGACTCCTAACTTTAATGTTACTGTGTAAGAAAACCCGGC is drawn from Malus domestica chromosome 14, GDT2T_hap1 and contains these coding sequences:
- the LOC103455715 gene encoding sm-like protein LSM8; amino-acid sequence: MSSGTGLESLVDQTISVITNDGRNIVGVLKGFDQSTNIILDESHERVFSTKEGVQQLVLGLYIIRGDNISIVGELDADLDSTVEWSKMRAYPLKPVIH